A stretch of the Capsicum annuum cultivar UCD-10X-F1 chromosome 8, UCD10Xv1.1, whole genome shotgun sequence genome encodes the following:
- the LOC107845029 gene encoding transcription termination factor MTEF18, mitochondrial: MNIIEWSFLDTIKMLSRSRTPPLQSLYTTLKHNFFSTNTHQKPPTLSKIPTKYRPQAILQAQEVLTDYFHTTRSLPFTFAEYIGKNSRFSLLGLVSKVPFSRIGYPNSIQRFLRYHPINEFEFFFESIGINHVEISSMLHLNKCFLSEDSKVFDAACALACFGFPWKKLGILYKGDVEIFSKEPYELKERLSRFERYGFGSVAVIGICLAFPRVLGERSDFLDEVDMLFDDLKRVFLDFDLASCVVGNVDAWFEMCRKIAIFYELGCEKGTIGELMGKNKSIFVDYSEEVLAEKIGFFCRLDVRREEVGVLVLSKPEILSFDLEVCVISTVGFLKHFGLGVNKLKLTAQTYQYIMGRNKIANVPHIMRSLDLSEWFFDRLKNGGHGLLGSYVIGSNEDFDEDYAEELQKIQALRTSIYIIRKLNFLHGIGFGENKVTMKALSYLHGPGDELQERFDCLLHGGVNFSNLCKMLSVSPKILNQKAEILEQKIKFLFLDMGLSQEELCAFPACLCYDLEKRIMPRCQFHRWLREQDWCPFEYSLASIVATSDKSFMARISGIHPDASKKWFSSFSNEKLVSKRSFSKGNHSTSC, encoded by the coding sequence ATGAACATCATCGAATGGTCCTTTTTAGACACTATAAAAATGTTGTCCCGTTCAAGAACCCCACCACTTCAATCCCTGTATACCACTCTCAAGCACAATTTTTTCTCTACTAACACACACCAAAAGCCTCCAACACTGTCCAAGATTCCAACAAAATATAGACCCCAAGCTATTTTACAAGCTCAAGAAGTACTCACTGATTACTTCCATACCACTAGATCTTTACCCTTTACTTTTGCTGAGTACATTGGTAAAAACTCAAGATTTTCTCTTTTGGGTCTTGTTTCTAAAGTCCCTTTTTCGCGTATTGGATATCCTAATTCTATCCAGAGGTTTTTAAGGTACCATCCTATTAatgaatttgagtttttctttgagAGTATTGGTATTAATCATGTAGAAATTAGTTCTATGTTGCATTTGAATAAGTGTTTCTTGTCTGAAGATTCTAAAGTTTTTGATGCTGCTTGTGCTCTTGCTTGTTTTGGTTTTCCTTGGAAGAAATTGGGTATTTTGTATAAAGGGGATGTTGAGATTTTTAGTAAAGAGCCTTATGAATTGAAAGAGAGGCTTTCGCGCTTTGAGCGATACGGGTTTGGCAGTGTTGCTGTTATTGGTATTTGCCTAGCTTTCCCGCGTGTTTTAGGGGAAAGGAGTGATTTTTTGGATGAAGTTGATATGTTGTTTGATGATTTGAAAAGGGTGTTTTTGGATTTTGATCTTGCAAGTTGTGTAGTGGGAAATGTGGATGCTTGGTTTGAGATGTGTAGGAAGATTGCtattttttatgaattgggttgtGAGAAAGGGACGATTGGTGAATTGATGGGAAAAAATAAAAGCATTTTTGTTGATTACTCTGAAGAGGTTTTGGCTGaaaagattggatttttttgTAGACTAGATGTGAGAAGAGAAGAGGTTGGAGTTTTAGTTCTGTCAAAGCctgagattttgagttttgatttggAAGTTTGTGTGATTTCGACTGTAGGATTTTTGAAACATTTCGGGTTGGGTgtaaataaactaaaattgaCTGCCCAAACGTACCAATACATTATGGGTAGAAATAAAATAGCTAATGTACCTCATATTATGAGATCATTGGATTTGAGTGAATGGTTCTTTGACAGACTAAAAAATGGTGGTCATGGTCTGTTAGGTAGCTATGTTATTGGCAGTAATGAAGATTTTGACGAAGATTATGCAGAGGAGTTGCAGAAAATTCAGGCATTGAGAACATCCATTTATATCATTCGTAAATTAAATTTCTTGCATGGGATTGGTTTTGGAGAAAACAAGGTGACAATGAAAGCATTGTCTTACCTTCATGGTCCAGGTGATGAATTACAGGAACGATTTGATTGCCTACTTCATGGTGGAGTTAACTTCTCGAATCTCTGCAAAATGCTGTCAGTGTCGCCAAAGATTCTGAACCAGAAAGCCGAAATTcttgagcaaaaaataaaatttcttttccTGGATATGGGGTTATCTCAGGAGGAGCTTTGTGCTTTTCCAGCCTGTTTATGTTATGATCTGGAGAAGAGGATAATGCCCCGTTGCCAATTCCATAGGTGGCTTAGAGAACAGGATTGGTGTCCGTTTGAGTATTCTCTTGCAAGCATTGTTGCCACTAGCGATAAAAGTTTTATGGCTCGGATCTCTGGCATTCATCCAGATGCCTCTAAAAAGTGGTTTAGCAGTTTCTCAAATGAAAAATTAGTTTCAAAAAGAAGTTTCTCGAAGGGAAACCACTCAACAAGTTGCTAA
- the LOC107845013 gene encoding flowering locus K homology domain: MSHSHQIEPSLNPNPRPPGAPPPSSAAAVVPRPSDEDLNRSATAKRSREEYASAATEEAGLSGDDVPRSKKRVKVGQDVVYRIVVPSRQIGKVIGKGGHRIQKIREETKATVKVADAIARHEERVIIISSKDNEEMFSDAENALHQIVSLILKDDDGNLDAQKVGAGHVAANTVRFLIAGSQAGGLIGMSGQNIETLRNSSGATISVLAQHQLPLCASAHESDRVVQVLGDVPSVLRAVVEIGCQLRDNPAKQVISISPTYNLGFSRAPHPHVDPSSAEYVNITMLVPESLAGGLIGRCGSNISRIRAESGATIKVHGGKGEQKQRQVHLGGSAQQVALAKQRVDEYVYSQLMLQAGGEQLQDTMQLQQSMQLQQSMQLQQSMQLQQSLQLQQHMPDTSATHLPGYSHGHGLYMNSNQEAQMMTSYQQAYTSTTPQAAAYYGQSYQAPQR, from the exons ATGTCTCATTCTCACCAAATTGAACCCTCCCTGAACCCTAACCCTCGTCCTCCCGGAGCTCCTCCGCCATCTTCGGCTGCCGCCGTTGTTCCCCGACCGTCCGATGAAGATCTCAATCGTTCCGCCACCGCTAAACGTTCACGGGAGGAATACGCTTCCGCCGCCACGGAGGAAGCTGGTTTATCTGGGGACGATGTTCCACGGTCGAAGAAGAGGGTTAAGGTTGGACAAGATGTAGTGTACCGCATAGTTGTGCCGTCGAGACAGATCGGGAAAGTTATTGGTAAAGGAGGACATCGTATACAGAAGATTCGTGAAGAAACTAAAGCTACCGTCAAAGTTGCTGATGCTATCGCT CGTCATGAAGAGCGAGTGATTATCATTAGCTCCAAAGACAATGAAGAAATGTTTAGTGACGCGGAGAATGCCCTTCATCAAATCGTGTCACTTATTTTGAAG GATGATGATGGCAACCTTGACGCACAGAAAGTTGGTGCTGGACATGTGGCAGCAAACACAGTAAGGTTCTTGATTGCTGGCTCTCAAGCAGGTGGTTTGATAGGAATGTCTGGTCAAAATATTGAAACTTTGAGAAATTCTTCTGGAGCTACTATCTCAGTTCTTGCTCAACACCAGTTGCCTTTGTGTGCATCTGCTCATGAGTCTGATCGTGTAGTACAG GTATTAGGAGACGTTCCTTCCGTTTTGAGAGCTGTGGTAGAAATTGGCTGTCAACTGAg GGATAACCCCGCTAAACAAGTAATTTCGATCAGCCCGACATACAATCTTGGTTTTTCTCGCGCACCTCACCCACATGTGGATCCATCATCAG CTGAATATGTAAATATAACAATGTTAGTTCCCGAATCATTAGCTGGGGGGTTGATTGGGAGGTGCGGCTCGAATATTTCAAGGATCCGTGCAGAGTCTGGAGCGACGATTAAG GTACATGGTGGGAAAGGTGAGCAGAAACAAAGACAAGTCCATCTTGGTGGTAGTGCACAACAG GTCGCCCTTGCAAAGCAAAGAGTTGATGAATATGTCTATTCCCAGTTGATGTTACAAGCTGGTGGTGAGCAGCTACAGGATACAATGCAGCTCCAACAGTCCATGCAGCTCCAGCAGTCAATGCAGCTGCAACAGTCAATGCAGTTGCAACAGTCATTGCAGCTGCAACAACATAT GCCCGACACGTCGGCTACTCATTTGCCAGGATATAGTCATGGACATGGACTTTATATGAACAG TAACCAGGAAGCTCAAATGATGACATCATACCAACAAGCATACACATCAACCACCCCTCAAGCAGCTGCTTACTATGGTCAGTCTTATCAAGCTCCACAAAGGTAG